DNA from Lentilitoribacter sp. Alg239-R112:
CTGTTGTTGTCCCAATATTGATAGCAACCGAACTTCCGTTAGGAATTAACTTCGAAGCGGCGTTGGCGATGCTCGACTTTGATGCTTTAGCTGCTAATCGCCGTTCTTCGTATGTTGCCATAGACGTTGATATTGCACGCCTGGCACCACCATGAACGCGGGACGCAAGACCACGATCACACAATTCACTTAAATCTCGGCGTATGGTCTGTGTGGCAACATCAAATGAAGATGCCAACATCTCCACCTCCACGTACCCAGAGTTGTTTAGAATTTCGAGAATTTTCTCTTGGCGAGAATTAAACATATCTTCCATACATTCAAATGAACATTAATTGTTCAATACATTACATATGAAATTGCAAAAGTCTACCTAAGATCAACTTTCAGACGCATATTCGCGCATATGAAATTCAAATGAACATATCTCAAACACAATGAATGGCTCTCTCAACCAACATTGAAATTATATTCTGGTTATCAATCTATATTGCGGGGGATAATGGCGCTGACTTTAGCAAATCATAGACTAAATTCGGAGCAGCATTACTCATTATCCCAGATAACAGATTCATTTAGTGTCCGGCGTGCCGATGCCAAATGTATCTCGAACTCTCGCAACGCCCTTGTATTGTCGCCTTCTAACAATGCATCGATGATTGCCAGATGCTCCGCCAAGGCTGCAAGGTTCCGCTCGACCTCCTGCGATTTATTCCACCGATAATGATAGTGAAAAATCACTGCTACTATCTGATAGAAATCATCGACAAATCGATTGCCAAGTTTACGTGTGATTAGAGAATGCATTCTTTCATCAAGTTGACCAAATTCGGTCGTAGAGACTTCTCCACTTTGGATATATCTTACATGCTCTGCTTTTACATTGAGCAAAAGCTGCCTATCTTCATCCGACAGCACATCAGCACAAAGTTTTCTGAAGGCGCTAAATTCGAACATTTCTCGTACATCAGATAGTTCATTTGCATAGGCGCGAGTAAATCCACGTAATATCCAGTGACGGTTAGGCTCTTTTTCAATCAACCCAAACCGCGAAAATCTTATCAGATATTCTCTAATAACAGAGGCGCTGACACCAATCTCTCGTACAAGATCACTCTCCCTAATAATCGCACCGGGTTTCAAATCTCCATTGAGCACATACTCAATAAAGGCAATCTCTACCTTCTCACTGGATGCACGGGTCTCCTCTATCGGAAAGTGATCTCGCTTAAGTGGCTTACGAAGGATTGTCTTTTTTCGGCCATCCCAGTTTATTATTTTGGCGTCGTGTAATTGTTCCAGAACAGAGCGAATAGTCGTTCGGCTGATTCTTAGATCTTTCGAAAGCTGAGTTTCAGAAGGTAGGTTTGCACCACAATCCAGCTCAGCAATAGCTGACAACAATTCATTGTAACATTCTTTATATAGGTTCTTCGCGCGTGACAAAATAGCGTCCCTTGGAGGTGTCAGTAACCAATCACCATCTATTATACATCTTCATTTACAATCAACCCTGCTTTAGTAAGATCATCCCATAGGGCATCTGGAATTCGTTGTTCTAGCATATCCATATTACGAGTAAGTGAACTCGCCTTTGCCGTACCGATTAGAATAGACGCCACAAGCTCATGTTTCTTTGGAAAATTAAGGGCAGCGGCAGGAAGTGTTATTTCATGCTTCTTACAAATTTCCATAATTGCGGCAACCCGTTGCTGTACCTGTTTCGGCGCAACTTCATAGTCAAAATGTGCGTTAGGTCCTGGACCTGTCGCCAGAATACCTGAGTTGAAGACCCCGCCAATTACCAGTTTTGCATCATATTCGCGGCACTTCTGAAATAGCGGAAATGCCTGCTCCTGCTCCAAAAGAGTGTAGCGCCCTGCTAATAGGATTAAGTCTATTTCCACTTTACCAAGCAGATGTTCGCATATATCCGTTTGGTTGACACCCAGTCCCATAGCTTTGATCACGCCTTGGCTTTTAAGCTCCGATAACGCTTTGTGGCCACCATCCTCAAATTGATCATAGTAAATTTGCTTGTTTGATCCATGCCCAATGTCGCCAAGGTCATGCACAAACAAAACATCAATCTTGTTTAAACCAAGTCGTTGGAAACTATCCTCAACTGACCGCATTATGCCATCGTAGCTAAAATCAAAATGCTGATCAAAGCTAAGTGGGTTCTTAAACCCACTTATTTCGCTATGAATTTCCACGCTCGGTTTTAAGATACGCCCGACTTTGGTAGATAATATCCATTCATCAGGGTTCTTCTCCCGCAAGAAATCTCCTATCCTTCGCTCGCTTAAACCGTGGCCATAATGCGGTGCGGTATCAAAATAACGAATTCCGGCATTCCATGCAGCCTGCAGAACTTCATCTGCTTGTTCACGGCTAACCGTGCTATACATACCTGCGATATTGGCCGTACCCAAAGAAACTTGAGGTAACAACATCACCTTCTCCTACATAACTGCACCTAGTTGCCAGGGTACAAACTCAACACCACCAAACCCTAATCTCTCGCTTTTGGATTTTTTACCTGAGGCAATTGCAATGATTTCTTCAAAGATCTCTTCACCCTTAGTTTCAAGCGAAATACCGTCCTCAATAATGTCACCACAATTAACATCCATGTCTTCTTCCATACGTGAAAACATATCTGAATTTGTTGCAAGTTTAATGCAGGGAGATGGCTTAAAACCAGAGACGGAACCGCGTCCGGTCGTAAAGATTATAAGGTTAGCGCCAGACGCTATTTGGCCAGTTACAGAACAAGGATCGTAGCCTGGACTATCCATGAAAACTAAACCCTGTGTACTTATTTGCTCGCCAAACTTAAAAACACCGGCAAGCGGCGCTGATCCTGCCTTTGCTACAGCACCTAGCGATTTTTCCAAAATGGTGGTCAAACCACCCTTTTTGTTTCCAGGTGACGGATTATTGTCCATTGAACCATCATGTTTCTCGCAATAAGCTTCCCACCAATGAATAAGTTCTATGAGATCTTCACCAATTTCAGCCGACAGCGCTCTTCTGGTTAGAAGGTGCTCTGCACCATACACTTCAGAAGTTTCAGATAGAATACTTGTACCACCATGCTTGACCAATAAATCTGAAGCTACGCCAAGAGCTGGGTTTGCAGTTATACCTGAATAACCATCTGATCCGCCGCATTGCATACCAAGCATCAAACCGGACAGAGGCGCTTCAACACGTTCAACTTCATTAACCACCGTGGCCATATTCTTGATTGCAGTAATTCCAGATTCAATTGATTTCCGTGTTCCGCCGGTTTGTTGAATGGTCATATAGTGAAAAGTCCCGTCTTTCCGCTTAACCAAATCA
Protein-coding regions in this window:
- a CDS encoding aldo/keto reductase; this encodes MLLPQVSLGTANIAGMYSTVSREQADEVLQAAWNAGIRYFDTAPHYGHGLSERRIGDFLREKNPDEWILSTKVGRILKPSVEIHSEISGFKNPLSFDQHFDFSYDGIMRSVEDSFQRLGLNKIDVLFVHDLGDIGHGSNKQIYYDQFEDGGHKALSELKSQGVIKAMGLGVNQTDICEHLLGKVEIDLILLAGRYTLLEQEQAFPLFQKCREYDAKLVIGGVFNSGILATGPGPNAHFDYEVAPKQVQQRVAAIMEICKKHEITLPAAALNFPKKHELVASILIGTAKASSLTRNMDMLEQRIPDALWDDLTKAGLIVNEDV
- a CDS encoding GntR family transcriptional regulator, with amino-acid sequence MSRAKNLYKECYNELLSAIAELDCGANLPSETQLSKDLRISRTTIRSVLEQLHDAKIINWDGRKKTILRKPLKRDHFPIEETRASSEKVEIAFIEYVLNGDLKPGAIIRESDLVREIGVSASVIREYLIRFSRFGLIEKEPNRHWILRGFTRAYANELSDVREMFEFSAFRKLCADVLSDEDRQLLLNVKAEHVRYIQSGEVSTTEFGQLDERMHSLITRKLGNRFVDDFYQIVAVIFHYHYRWNKSQEVERNLAALAEHLAIIDALLEGDNTRALREFEIHLASARRTLNESVIWDNE
- a CDS encoding altronate dehydratase family protein, whose amino-acid sequence is MSIAQSKTLHLNSDDNIVVALENLRIGDKVSPHEIELKTPVLKGHKLSIRQIDKGENVIRYGQIIGSATEIIQSGCHVHSHNLDMSDHTQDYAYGTKVVPLEAPKSPRTFMGYPRANGRFGTRNYIGILTSVNCSGSVARFIAEAVEKSGVLDEYPNIDGVVPIVHSSGCGMASSGEGYDTLFRTLSGYAQNPNFGGVILIGLGCEVMQLPSLVGDLVKRKDGTFHYMTIQQTGGTRKSIESGITAIKNMATVVNEVERVEAPLSGLMLGMQCGGSDGYSGITANPALGVASDLLVKHGGTSILSETSEVYGAEHLLTRRALSAEIGEDLIELIHWWEAYCEKHDGSMDNNPSPGNKKGGLTTILEKSLGAVAKAGSAPLAGVFKFGEQISTQGLVFMDSPGYDPCSVTGQIASGANLIIFTTGRGSVSGFKPSPCIKLATNSDMFSRMEEDMDVNCGDIIEDGISLETKGEEIFEEIIAIASGKKSKSERLGFGGVEFVPWQLGAVM